A genomic stretch from Anaerolinea thermophila UNI-1 includes:
- the nusG gene encoding transcription termination/antitermination protein NusG: MSKKWYAIQSKPNKEQALCEQFQSRGIEVFYPQIRVNPVNPRARKIRPYFPGYLFVHVDLDEVGLSVIRWIPFARGVVSFSNEPASVPDNLIEAIRRRVDEVNRAGGELLETLKPGEPVLIQEGPFAGYEAIFDVRLSGKERVRVLIQLLSQRYIPVEMQVGSLKPLKTKNKDKPHPL, translated from the coding sequence ATGTCAAAGAAGTGGTACGCCATCCAGAGTAAACCCAATAAAGAACAGGCTTTATGTGAACAATTCCAGAGTCGTGGAATTGAGGTTTTTTATCCTCAAATCCGGGTTAATCCTGTCAATCCACGGGCAAGAAAGATTCGTCCGTATTTTCCTGGCTACCTGTTTGTTCATGTAGATTTGGATGAAGTGGGCTTATCTGTAATCCGCTGGATACCCTTCGCTCGCGGCGTTGTTTCCTTCTCCAATGAGCCCGCTTCTGTGCCTGATAATTTGATAGAGGCTATCCGAAGGCGTGTGGATGAAGTCAATCGGGCTGGGGGAGAACTTCTGGAAACCCTGAAGCCGGGCGAACCGGTGCTGATTCAAGAGGGCCCATTTGCCGGATATGAAGCCATTTTTGATGTACGATTGTCGGGCAAAGAACGGGTGAGAGTCTTGATTCAACTTCTAAGTCAGCGGTATATCCCGGTTGAAATGCAAGTCGGCTCTTTAAAACCTCTGAAAACCAAAAATAAGGACAAACCTCACCCTCTGTAA